In Gemmatimonadaceae bacterium, a genomic segment contains:
- a CDS encoding cytochrome c biogenesis protein CcdA yields MTPDLGFGVAFTAGVLSFLSPCVLPLIPSYITFLSGLSVEEVGRGRRTALVHGSLFVLGFTAVFLALGATATVLGQVMLAYREWISRIGGVLIILFGLYMLGVFNLGMLERERRVHLATKPAGYFGTVLVGMAFGAGWTPCIGPILGSVLIYTSSSADLNRGLALLLFYSIGLAMPFLLAAVAVNKFIFLFRKVSRHMAWITRVSGTLLIIVGLLMVTSEFERLSSYLQGFTPEFLKSRL; encoded by the coding sequence GTGACACCGGACCTCGGGTTCGGGGTGGCGTTCACCGCTGGGGTGCTGAGTTTCCTTTCCCCATGCGTGCTGCCGCTAATCCCGAGCTACATCACGTTTCTCTCGGGGCTGAGTGTCGAAGAGGTTGGCCGCGGCCGTCGCACGGCGCTCGTGCATGGATCACTCTTCGTACTCGGATTTACCGCGGTTTTCCTCGCGCTGGGGGCGACGGCGACGGTTCTGGGGCAGGTGATGCTTGCCTATCGGGAGTGGATCAGCCGCATTGGCGGCGTTCTTATCATTCTGTTCGGTCTCTACATGCTCGGCGTATTCAACCTCGGTATGCTCGAGCGCGAACGTCGGGTGCATCTCGCGACCAAACCGGCCGGATATTTCGGGACCGTTCTCGTTGGCATGGCCTTCGGTGCGGGATGGACCCCGTGCATCGGTCCGATATTGGGGTCTGTCCTTATTTACACATCGAGCTCTGCAGATCTCAATCGCGGACTTGCACTGCTGCTGTTTTACTCCATCGGACTGGCGATGCCATTCCTGCTCGCCGCCGTCGCTGTCAACAAATTCATATTCCTCTTCAGAAAAGTCAGCAGGCATATGGCCTGGATTACCAGGGTCAGCGGCACGTTGCTGATCATTGTCGGACTCCTGATGGTCACCAGCGAGTTCGAGCGGCTCTCTTCCTACCTTCAGGGATTCACGCCCGAGTTTCTGAAAAGCCGGCTGTAG
- a CDS encoding TlpA disulfide reductase family protein, whose amino-acid sequence MSRRCNRVSLVLAACGAIACSGMEERFKPMAIGDPVPAYATRTLAGDSARVGDGQPQPLTLLNIWATWCVPCQREFPDIERIHREYGPRGLRVLAVSVDSNSDDTKIREFMRRYQATFLVGHDAEGIIRTRYQSLGIPESYLISPDGKLLFRNPGAFPEGAAKVRAAIEAALAQ is encoded by the coding sequence ATGAGCCGAAGGTGCAACCGCGTATCCCTGGTGCTGGCTGCGTGCGGCGCGATCGCCTGCAGCGGGATGGAGGAACGCTTCAAGCCGATGGCGATCGGCGATCCCGTGCCCGCGTACGCCACCCGCACGCTGGCCGGTGACTCTGCGCGCGTCGGCGACGGGCAGCCACAGCCACTGACGCTGCTCAATATCTGGGCGACATGGTGCGTACCATGTCAAAGGGAGTTTCCCGACATCGAGCGCATTCACCGCGAGTACGGGCCGAGAGGTTTGCGCGTGCTCGCGGTGAGCGTCGATTCCAATAGTGATGACACGAAGATTCGAGAGTTCATGAGGCGATACCAGGCGACGTTTCTCGTCGGTCATGATGCCGAGGGAATAATCAGGACTCGCTATCAGTCACTTGGAATTCCCGAGAGTTACCTGATCTCGCCGGACGGAAAGCTGTTGTTTAGAAACCCTGGTGCGTTCCCCGAAGGCGCGGCCAAAGTCCGAGCCGCAATCGAGGCAGCGTTGGCGCAGTGA
- a CDS encoding DUF4394 domain-containing protein has translation MVSSVAGRKRLAVLSGMLALALAACEGPTGPDGPAGPTGPAGPTGPTGPGGAPGTPGAPGAPVAGRTIFAIDGTNNLMSFGVFTPDRIIAKVAITGLAAGETIVGIDFRPANGDLVAVSSTSRIYTLNSTSGAATAVGTAFTPGLSGTAFGVGFNPVPDRLRIHTNADQNLRINQITGALAAVDTVLAYIPGDINAGQNPNIVGTAYTNSVRPAPVATDLFAIDSNRDALVFLVSPNGGTIRTIGALNFDTSEDVGFDIAGDTDIAYASLTAMSAPGGPSRLYQINLRTGNATLLGSINNPTPIRSIAVAP, from the coding sequence ATGGTCTCATCAGTAGCGGGGCGGAAACGCCTCGCGGTTTTGTCCGGTATGCTCGCGCTCGCACTTGCGGCCTGCGAAGGCCCCACGGGCCCGGACGGGCCCGCCGGTCCAACTGGCCCTGCCGGCCCAACCGGTCCAACCGGACCCGGTGGTGCACCGGGCACTCCTGGTGCTCCCGGAGCGCCTGTCGCTGGACGCACCATATTCGCTATTGATGGCACCAACAACCTGATGTCGTTCGGGGTGTTCACCCCGGATCGCATCATTGCCAAGGTCGCGATCACCGGCCTCGCTGCCGGCGAGACGATTGTCGGTATCGACTTCCGGCCGGCGAACGGCGATCTGGTCGCCGTGAGCTCGACAAGCCGGATTTACACGCTCAACTCAACCAGCGGCGCCGCAACGGCAGTCGGCACAGCTTTCACGCCGGGACTCTCCGGCACGGCATTCGGAGTTGGCTTCAATCCGGTCCCGGACCGGCTTCGGATTCACACCAACGCTGATCAGAATCTCCGGATTAACCAGATTACCGGAGCTCTGGCCGCGGTCGATACGGTCCTGGCCTACATCCCGGGTGACATCAACGCGGGACAGAATCCGAACATCGTCGGCACAGCCTACACGAATAGCGTACGGCCTGCGCCGGTCGCGACCGATCTGTTCGCGATCGACTCCAACCGCGACGCGCTCGTGTTCCTGGTGAGCCCGAACGGCGGAACCATACGCACTATCGGCGCACTCAATTTCGACACCAGCGAAGATGTCGGATTCGACATCGCTGGAGATACTGATATCGCGTACGCCTCCCTGACGGCAATGTCGGCGCCGGGAGGACCATCACGCCTCTACCAGATCAACCTGCGAACCGGCAACGCGACGTTACTGGGCTCCATCAACAATCCCACGCCGATCAGGAGTATCGCGGTCGCGCCGTAA